The Chryseobacterium indicum genome includes a window with the following:
- the trxA gene encoding thioredoxin produces MNKFQEIISQDKPVLVDFFAEWCGPCKMQAPILQDLKKAIGDSANIIKIDVDKNQAVAAQFGIRSVPTLMIFKNGEVKWKQSGVFQADELEKLIKQNI; encoded by the coding sequence ATGAACAAATTTCAGGAAATCATCAGTCAGGACAAACCCGTTCTGGTAGACTTTTTTGCAGAATGGTGCGGTCCGTGCAAAATGCAGGCTCCCATTCTTCAGGATCTTAAAAAAGCAATCGGAGATTCGGCAAATATCATCAAAATAGATGTCGATAAAAATCAGGCAGTTGCCGCACAATTCGGAATCAGAAGCGTTCCTACTTTAATGATCTTTAAAAACGGAGAAGTGAAGTGGAAACAGTCCGGAGTCTTTCAGGCAGATGAATTGGAAAAATTAATAAAACAAAACATCTAA
- a CDS encoding thioredoxin domain-containing protein, with amino-acid sequence MYRNIIVAFFLVVVTGCGKAQSITDNVLPATEFSQKLDKTKDAQLVDVRTSGEFKNGHLKDAMNIDWNGGDFTEKAAALDKNKPVFVYCMSGPRSTAAAAKLRELGYKNVYELQGGMMKWRNADLPEIKTSTAKGITLTQYNDLLKSKTPVLVDFYAEWCAPCKKMEPFLKKMAAEMPDKVKIVRINVDENTELCKELNVSALPVLKLYKKDKIVWDNLGLVTEDEVRKRITQ; translated from the coding sequence ATGTACAGAAACATCATTGTTGCATTCTTCTTAGTAGTCGTTACAGGATGCGGAAAAGCACAAAGTATAACAGATAACGTACTTCCCGCAACCGAATTTTCTCAGAAACTCGATAAAACCAAAGACGCACAGTTAGTGGACGTAAGAACCTCAGGAGAATTTAAAAACGGACATCTGAAAGATGCAATGAATATCGACTGGAACGGAGGAGATTTCACAGAAAAAGCCGCCGCTTTAGATAAAAATAAGCCCGTCTTCGTCTACTGTATGAGTGGGCCGAGAAGTACCGCTGCAGCCGCAAAACTCAGAGAATTAGGTTATAAAAACGTCTACGAATTGCAGGGCGGAATGATGAAATGGAGAAACGCAGATCTTCCCGAGATCAAAACTTCAACCGCCAAAGGAATCACTCTTACACAATACAATGATTTGTTGAAAAGCAAAACGCCCGTTTTGGTAGACTTCTATGCAGAATGGTGCGCTCCGTGCAAAAAAATGGAACCTTTCCTTAAAAAAATGGCTGCCGAAATGCCGGACAAGGTAAAGATTGTAAGAATCAATGTTGATGAAAACACAGAACTCTGTAAAGAACTCAATGTTTCTGCCCTTCCGGTTCTCAAACTTTATAAAAAGGATAAAATCGTTTGGGATAATCTGGGATTGGTAACCGAAGATGAGGTAAGAAAACGGATTACACAATAA
- a CDS encoding TlpA family protein disulfide reductase yields the protein MEKSLLWIRKNWSTVITIAVLILLWVNPDAKAWVMRQMISTGLFNSKIEEKTKESSLVPPNFSVKNENGKITETSQLRGKVVFINFWASWCPPCRAEFPSVQKLYDRYRSNEDMVFLTVNLDDEIILGKKYLQKEKFSIPFLVPSSSIPKELYSGSIPATTVLDKTGKIRMHHSGMADYSKDSFYKEIDRLLKE from the coding sequence ATGGAGAAATCTCTTCTGTGGATCAGAAAAAACTGGAGTACAGTGATTACGATTGCTGTACTCATCCTTTTATGGGTAAATCCCGACGCAAAAGCATGGGTGATGAGACAGATGATTTCTACCGGATTATTCAATTCAAAAATAGAAGAAAAAACAAAAGAATCTTCACTTGTACCGCCAAATTTCAGTGTGAAAAATGAAAACGGAAAAATAACCGAAACTTCTCAGCTCAGAGGAAAAGTAGTCTTCATTAATTTCTGGGCATCTTGGTGTCCTCCATGCCGCGCAGAATTTCCCTCCGTTCAGAAACTGTATGACCGTTACAGATCAAATGAAGATATGGTATTTCTTACCGTAAATCTTGATGATGAAATAATTTTGGGTAAAAAATATCTTCAGAAAGAAAAATTCAGCATTCCTTTTCTGGTTCCAAGCAGCAGTATTCCTAAAGAATTATACAGCGGCTCTATTCCGGCAACCACTGTTCTGGATAAAACAGGGAAAATAAGAATGCATCATTCCGGAATGGCAGATTACAGCAAAGACTCTTTCTATAAGGAAATTGATAGGCTTTTGAAAGAATGA